From the genome of Streptomyces sp. JH34:
AAGCGGATGCTCCTGCTGCTGATGGCCGTCTTCACCGTCGGCAACCTCGCCTCCGCCTTCGCCCCCGACTTCGGCTGGCTGCTGGCCGGCCGCTTCCTGGCCGGACTCCCGCACGGCGCGTTCTTCGGTGTCGGCGCCGTCGTCGCCGCACGCCTCGTGCCGGACGGCCGCCAGGCCCGCGCCGTCGCCACGATGTTCCTCGGCCTGACCGTGGCCAACATCGTCGGCGTACCGGCGGCCACCCTGCTGGGACAGCACCTCGGCTGGCGCGCCACGTTCATGGTCGTCGCGGTGATCGGGCTGGGCGCGATGGCCGCCCTCGCCCGGCTCGTACCGCAGATCCCCGTCGAGGCGCACCAGAACGTACGCCGTGAACTGAGCGCGCTCGGCAACCGGCAGGTCATCCTCGGCCTGCTCACCGCCGTCCTCGGCTTCGCGGGTGTCTTCGCCGTCTACTCCTACCTCTCCTCCATGACGACCGAGGCGATGGGCTTCGGCGAGTCCTCGGTGACGCTCGTCCTGGCGCTCTTCGGCATCGGGATGACACTCGGCGCGCTGGCGGCGGGACCGCTGACCGACCGGGCGCTGCGCCCCACCCTCTACGGGTCGCTGGGGGCCCTGGCCGTCGTCCTGGTGGTCTTCCCCTTCACGGTCCATGTCCACTGGGCGGCACTGGTCATGGTGGTGCTGCTCGGCGGCATCGGCTTCATGACGACCACACCGCTCCAGATGCTCGTGATGAACGCGGCCAAGGACGCCCCCACGCTGGCGTCCGCCTCCAACCACTCCGCCTTCAACCTCGCCAACGCGGGCGGCGCCTGGCTCGGCGGGGTCGCCATCGCTGCAGGATGGGGCTGGACGTCCCCGGCCCTGGTCGGCGCGGTGCTGGCCGTGGCCGGACTCGCCGTGGCGGTCACGGCGGGCGTCCTGGACCGTACCCCGGCCGCCTCCCGCGTCGTGGCGTCCGGTGTCCGGGCGGAGACACGGGAGTACGCGGAGGCACGCTCCTCCTCGGACGCCTGAGCCGTAAGGCCCGACGGTCTGCGGATCACGACGACGGGCCGGTGGGGGCGCGCGACGCGCGCCCCCACCGGCCCGTCCTCTCAGGTCGTCGTCGACGGCCTCTCGCGGAGGGCGTCGACGACGGCACGCTCCAGGACCGCCGACACGCCGATCAGGGCGCCCTTCTTGCCCATGGAGGTGTCCCTGATGAGGTAGCTCCGGTCGCCCAGGTACTCCAGGGTGGCCGGGTCGAAGATCCAGGCGGTGCGCCAACCGGCCGACGTGTTGTCGCGGGCCACCCCGACCCCGTGCCGGCCGGCTGCGTCCACCGCGTCGGGGTCCACGGTCACGCCGGGGATCCTCGCCGCGGCCTTGTAGAGGGCGGCCGCTGTCTTCGGCGGCATCACCGTCTCCCGCAGGAGCTCGCCGATGGTGTCGAAGGCGTCCTGCGCCTGGTCCCGGTCCTCGGCCGGGGTGTCGCGCGCGTCCTGGTCCCGGGTGATCTCGGTGGTGAGGCGCCGGAGCAGGGCGTCGGGGTCGGTGGGCAGCGAGGCCAGCCAGGCGTACGTCGGGCGGTTGAGGCCCGCCGGGTAGCCGACGGGGGTCTCGCCGTCCGGGACGCCGACGACGAGCGGGACGTACGAGCCGTCCTGGTGGATCAGGCCCTCGTCGATCACCGGTCCCGCCTTCTGCGTCATCCAGACCTCGCGCTCGCCGGGCTCGGTCATTCTCACCGGGCCGCCGAATTCCCCCTCGTTCCCGGACTCCAGTGTCCTGACGTACACGAACTGGTCACCGGTGACCGTCCGTTCGACGCTCCTCCCGGCGGCCAGGGCGATCCGGTCGAGCAGCACCGCCGCGCCGCTCGGGGCCGTGACCCGGGACTCCTCACCCGCGGCGGACGGTGCCGGGGCGCTGTCCTGGCCGGTCACGGCGAGCGTGGTCAGCAGCACCCCGCCCAGGGCCAGTCCGGCGGCGGGCAGCAGCACGGCGGGCCGCAGGAGGCGGGGGCGGGGGCGCGCGGTGGCACGGTCGCCGTCCTGGTCGATCAGACGCATCAGGGTGTCCTTGTGGCGGAGATGACGGCCCGGGGGCAGGTCCCGTTCGGCCGGGGCCGGCAACAGCCGGGCCAGTTCCTCGTGTTCGGCCCGCTCGGAGCCGGA
Proteins encoded in this window:
- a CDS encoding MFS transporter translates to MPLALLALAVSAFGIGTTEFVMMGLLPNVADDLGTSVPTAGYLVSAYAIGVVVGAPLLTGLGSRIPRKRMLLLLMAVFTVGNLASAFAPDFGWLLAGRFLAGLPHGAFFGVGAVVAARLVPDGRQARAVATMFLGLTVANIVGVPAATLLGQHLGWRATFMVVAVIGLGAMAALARLVPQIPVEAHQNVRRELSALGNRQVILGLLTAVLGFAGVFAVYSYLSSMTTEAMGFGESSVTLVLALFGIGMTLGALAAGPLTDRALRPTLYGSLGALAVVLVVFPFTVHVHWAALVMVVLLGGIGFMTTTPLQMLVMNAAKDAPTLASASNHSAFNLANAGGAWLGGVAIAAGWGWTSPALVGAVLAVAGLAVAVTAGVLDRTPAASRVVASGVRAETREYAEARSSSDA
- a CDS encoding CU044_5270 family protein encodes the protein MNDRTSGSERAEHEELARLLPAPAERDLPPGRHLRHKDTLMRLIDQDGDRATARPRPRLLRPAVLLPAAGLALGGVLLTTLAVTGQDSAPAPSAAGEESRVTAPSGAAVLLDRIALAAGRSVERTVTGDQFVYVRTLESGNEGEFGGPVRMTEPGEREVWMTQKAGPVIDEGLIHQDGSYVPLVVGVPDGETPVGYPAGLNRPTYAWLASLPTDPDALLRRLTTEITRDQDARDTPAEDRDQAQDAFDTIGELLRETVMPPKTAAALYKAAARIPGVTVDPDAVDAAGRHGVGVARDNTSAGWRTAWIFDPATLEYLGDRSYLIRDTSMGKKGALIGVSAVLERAVVDALRERPSTTT